In one window of Gossypium hirsutum isolate 1008001.06 chromosome A01, Gossypium_hirsutum_v2.1, whole genome shotgun sequence DNA:
- the LOC107918227 gene encoding desmethyl-deoxy-podophyllotoxin synthase: MEHQFFSFPILFTFSIFLLMLVRLGKRLRSSKTLNLPPGPWKLPVIGSLHHLAAGPLPHQTLRDMAKRYGSLTHLQLGEIPTILVSCPQTAAEVMRTHDIIFASRPSLLTSTILTYNATDVAFAPYGDYWRQLRKICVLEMLSLKRVQSFTPIREEEVSKLVRAISSKEGSPINLSQMLYFLTFEIVLKTAFGGKCKERDEFTVLFRDVLRLGAGFNVADLFPTLKFLEYLTGLRPKLERLHQKLDKIFASVINEHKASKGIEGEADDLVYVLLNLQENGDLEFPLTTDNIKAVIMDLFIAGSDTSFTTLEWAMSEMLKNPRVMKKAQVEVRQVFNRKGNVDSRGLHELEYLKLVISETLRLHPPLPLLLPRECSQGCKINGYDIPVKSRVIINAWAIARNTEYWSEAETFYPERFVNSPIDYKGANFEFIPFGAGRRMCPGMLYGMENVELPLAHLLYHFDWKLAGGVKMEDLDMDEVFGAVVRRKNDLCLVTTPYSSPKS, encoded by the exons atGGAGCACCAATTCTTCTCCTTCCCAATACTCTTCACCTTCAGTATCTTTTTGTTGATGCTGGTGAGACTAGGGAAGAGACTCAGATCCAGTAAGACTCTAAATCTACCACCAGGGCCATGGAAGTTGCCTGTCATAGGGAGCTTGCACCACCTTGCTGCTGGCCCTCTACCCCATCAAACATTAAGAGACATGGCCAAGAGATATGGCTCCTTGACGCATCTTCAGCTTGGAGAAATTCCAACCATCCTAGTTTCTTGCCCACAAACTGCTGCAGAAGTGATGAGAACCCATGACATCATTTTCGCGAGTAGGCCTTCTCTACTTACTTCAACCATTTTAACTTACAATGCAACAGATGTTGCATTTGCACCCTACGGAGACTATTGGAGACAGCTTCGCAAAATTTGTGTGCTGGAAATGTTAAGTTTAAAACGGGTGCAATCGTTCACTCCAATCAGGGAAGAAGAGGTATCAAAGCTGGTTAGAGCAATCTCTTCAAAAGAAGGATCACCAATCAACCTTAGTCAGATGCTATATTTCCTCACATTCGAAATTGTTTTAAAGACAGCTTTTGGTGGGAAATGTAAAGAGCGAGATGAATTCACAGTACTTTTCAGGGATGTTTTACGGTTAGGTGCAGGTTTCAATGTTGCAGATTTATTCCCTACACTCAAATTTCTTGAGTACCTCACTGGATTAAGGCCTAAACTTGAGAGACTGCACCAAAAACTAGATAAGATTTTTGCAAGTGTCATCAATGAACATAAGGCTAGCAAGGGAATTGAGGGTGAAGCAGATGATCTTGTATATGTTCTTTTGAATCTTCAGGAGAATGGAGACCTTGAATTTCCTTTAACAACTGACAACATCAAAGCAGTAATCATG GATCTTTTCATTGCCGGAAGTGATACATCATTCACCACGCTAGAATGGGCAATGTCAGAAATGCTGAAAAACCCAAGAGTTATGAAGAAGGCTCAAGTAGAGGTGAGGCAAGTTTTCAATAGGAAAGGGAATGTTGATAGTAGAGGGCTGCATGAATTAGAGTATTTGAAACTTGTAATCAGTGAAACTTTGAGATTGCACCCTCCCCTTCCATTGCTACTTCCAAGAGAGTGCTCACAGGGATGCAAAATCAATGGATATGATATTCCAGTGAAGTCCAGAGTCATCATTAATGCATGGGCTATTGCAAGGAACACGGAGTATTGGAGTGAAGCTGAGACATTTTATCCAGAGAGATTTGTCAACAGTCCAATCGACTACAAAGGAGCTAATTTTGAATTTATCCCATTTGGTGCTGGAAGAAGGATGTGTCCTGGTATGTTGTATGGAATGGAGAATGTAGAGTTACCTCTTGCACACTTGCTGTATCATTTTGACTGGAAACTTGCTGGTGGGGTAAAGATGGAAGATCTTGACATGGACGAGGTTTTTGGGGCTGTTGTTAGAAGAAAAAATGATCTGTGTTTGGTTACAACACCTTATTCTTCCCCTAAGTCCTAA